A window of Lentibacillus sp. Marseille-P4043 contains these coding sequences:
- a CDS encoding VOC family protein, with amino-acid sequence MLALDHIVIAGNNAERASAQYGNKFTIKAVKGGEHEEWGTYNYLSYFSNDSYLEWLGVSDRMKAESAVNPLIKHLVYVIENDMTGPFQFALRTNQMDNYIAHFKAHNIPYKGPFAGQRERPDGSVLKWRMLFPEYNHTKELLPFLIEWENPKDAYPDTSLLNIQTITKIDLSGIDKDTFAHIYQLKPKKLVKNQLTLQNSKILFKENGKLEFSLV; translated from the coding sequence ATGTTAGCACTAGACCATATCGTGATAGCAGGAAATAACGCTGAACGGGCAAGTGCACAATATGGAAATAAATTTACCATAAAAGCGGTCAAAGGCGGCGAACACGAAGAGTGGGGAACATATAATTACTTATCCTACTTTTCAAACGATAGCTACCTGGAATGGTTAGGGGTCTCTGATAGGATGAAAGCAGAAAGTGCTGTTAATCCCCTAATTAAGCATTTGGTCTATGTTATCGAAAACGACATGACTGGGCCTTTTCAATTTGCTCTAAGAACGAACCAGATGGATAATTATATCGCTCACTTTAAAGCACACAACATTCCTTATAAAGGTCCATTTGCCGGTCAACGTGAAAGACCTGACGGCTCCGTTTTGAAATGGCGGATGCTATTTCCAGAATACAATCACACAAAAGAACTACTGCCATTTTTAATCGAATGGGAAAACCCTAAAGATGCCTATCCAGACACAAGTCTACTAAATATCCAAACGATCACTAAGATTGACCTTAGTGGAATAGATAAGGACACATTCGCACATATCTACCAGCTAAAACCGAAGAAACTTGTTAAAAACCAGTTAACCTTACAAAATAGTAAAATACTTTTTAAAGAAAATGGTAAATTAGAATTTAGTTTAGTTTAA